gccgatCACAGAGGCGAGAGTATTGGGGTTCATCATCGTGGGCTTCGTTTTCCTGTCTTCTGTGGTTTCTCTTGGACATTCCGTGGCAGTTGATTTTGCGATGCCGGTCGAGGAATGCGTTGGGAAGGTGGGCGAATGGGTCTCAGGTTCTATGGGTCGACAGCCCTGTCAGGTTGTGAGGCCATCGACCATGTCTCCTTCCGCCACGACGTTTGGCCCCATATTTTCCCGCTACCCTTGCCAATACTCTACTTTTAATATTCCACATCGGCAGAGAATTTTCGAGCTCTAGGTTAAtatggattttttttttcggatcCGTCGGTTGCATTGGCATCGCAAGTGCTACACTACCCACGCTCATTTGTGCCAACTCCATTGTGGCTTTTCACCAGGGCTCAAATACCTACCTGGGCACCTTGGCAACTTGGGTGGCTTTGCTTCCAGGTAGGCACGCATAGCAGGTTTGGCAGCGACGTACTTATTCAGCGCTAAAGTTCGCGGTGTCGAGCCATAACTACACAGTGTCTGCTAGCTCTCGAGATGTAGCTGTGTGGCGGGAGCCAAGCGCCGGGGACGCCGGGTAATCACGGGTCTTTGCGGTGTGAAGTTGGCCTGCCAACGCAGCTTCTGGCCAGTGACAATTCCATTACCTCGCGTCTTCGCGAGTTTGGTGGAGCTGCCATCCCGctaaataatatattttGGCTTGGTTCGACTGTTGATCATTTGTCAGCTTACCAAGCACGCATGTCCGTACAGCGTTGCgaaggtgaaaaaaaagcatagaTTGATTACAAAATGCACTAAAATGTCCGACGATGAGCAATCCAAGAAGACACGCGAAGGATTTGTTGCGATAAGTCCAGTCAAAGAAAACAATCTTTTCCTGACCTGAATAGGACAGCCGCACGCAACAACCCACGAATACTTCGTAATCAAGTCGCAATGACAGCAGCAAACGAGAAGCCCCTTGTCGTGGCCATGTCCCTGCCCGGGGCGGGCCACACCATCCCGGTGATGCGCGCGGCCGCCCATCTCGCCTCGCGCGGCTTCGACGTCTGGTTCGTCACGGCGGCCGACTTTGAATCATCGGCACTGTCGTCGGGCATCGCCCGCTTCTTCCCCTCCCCGAGCCCGTTTGCCCTGCACCCGGACCTCATGGCCGGCTACATGGACCTGCCCGAGGGTCCGGCCCGGCTGGACTTTGTGTTTCGCAACGTCTTCCTCCGAGACACCAAGCAGTACGCCGACGCGCTGCGCGGCGCTCTCGAAACGGCCAGGACGGAAACGCCCGGCAGGAGGGTCGTGGTCCTGCAGGACATGTTTGCGGGCGGGGCGCTGCCGTTCATCCACGGCGCGCCGCCCCCCAAGGGGTACGAGGACGATGGCTTCCCGCCCGTCGTGTCGCTCAACGTGTCGGTGCTTTTCTGCACGAGCGCCGACGCGCCGCCCATCGGGTTCCCTGTCGATCCGGTCGGGCGcgagggggaggaggtgTTGAGGCTGCATGGGGAGTTCAACGCGGGTACTGCAGAGACGCGGGCGATGCTCAACGGGATCTTGGGCGAGATGGGGTGCACGAGGCGGGTCGAGGCCCTGGCGGACGCGTGGCTCGAGGGTCCCGATTTGACGCTGCAGCTGTGCAGTCCGGGGTTGGAGTACAGGCGGCGTGACCTCAGTCCCAAGATCAGGTTCGTTGGTGGCCTGCCGCTCCCCGAGGGCAAAGGCGGCCCCCTGCCGGATTGGCTTCGGGAACATGTGGAGGCTCAACGCGAGTCGCACGCAAACGGTCAGGCAAAGAAGAGGAAGCTTGTGTTTGTAACGCAGGGGACGGTTGACATCGACCACAGCGAGCTGCTCATACCTGCTCTTCAGGGCCTAGGCGCAAGAGAGGACCTCTTTGTCGTTGGGGTCCTCGGGAGAAAGGGTGCCAGGCTCCCGGAGAGCGTGGAGAGCAGCTTGCCGTCTGCTAACGTCAAGGTCCTGGACTACTTTTCTTACAATGACATTTTGCCGCATGCAGACGTTTTTGTTACAAATGTGAGTTGCTCCCGACCACGCCAGCCactctttttctctccccGATATTCTAGGTTACCCCGAGCCCAAGTCATCATTCGCAAGACTGACACTGAAACAAACAGGGCGGCTATGGCGGCTTCATGCACGGAGTGATGAACGGATCGCCCATGATTATCGCAGGGGTGAGTAACGACAAAGGCGACGTGGCGAATCGCATGGAAAATGCAGGATTGGGAATAAACCTCAGGACGGCGACACCAACCCCGGAGCAAATCTCTGCTGCTGTCGATCAGGTTCTCGCGGATTCATCCTACAAGCAGAGGGCTCTGGAAATCAAGAAGGAGAACGAAGAGATGGATTCCTTTGCGAGGATCGAGAAGGCCGTGCTGGAAGTCGCACGCTGAGCAGCAATCCATGACGGTAATCGTGCTGTACAACATGTTCCATCCCTGTATTTTACGACTAACGAACCCCCTCACTCAAATAATGATACATGATCTCCTTTCACTAGTCGACTATAGGTACCTGCGTCGTGTATTAGATAGATACCTATATACGTCGACTGCAGTGCCGGTTGTGTACGGCAAATGGGTCCTGGACCTGATATATGTAcatgaaagaaaaagcaaccAAAGCTCGCTTGCTACTCTGTCCGTCGGCCCGCGGCAAGAACACAACAAAAGGGGGGAAAAATACAAGATGCAGTTTTAACAAAGATTTTAGACTAAGCATCTGGAAACTTCATATTTGGAAACCCCATCTCGCTGAACCTCAActtggggggaatggcgcagtggttaagcgccatggctgttacttgagtaacgtaggttcgaatcctgctccctccacctcctccccgcttacccgtggcaaggataacccggctggctatcgacaacaaccacccgcctgtgccgtcgagcccacacttgttgggaacttcgtctccatggctacaaacgaccgacagctccgctgtttggacacaggcccctctcgatgaagagccgtcaactgccgtcagacgaatcctccgtgcgcctgaaggcacggggtcgcgtcagtgaacaaacctgtaagcaggaccgggcacgaacccggtcaggctcgattcgcttctatgcccttgttttccgctgtgtaaatagagaaaatagaaagcgcgccgagatacccctcgggaggttgctaacggccggctaatgagccgggccgagcccggcgttaaataatactactactactactactactgaaCCTCAACTGTTCCAGCTGCACCGGCTTTTCCGGCATTTCCACCCTCTCGCTCGACACCACGACGTCGAACGTGACCGTGATGCCCGGCACCTCCTCGATGCTCGACACGTCGGACCGCGCGCCGTCATCGCTGCTGTGCCTGCTCTTGGCCAGCCTCGCCCTGCTCAGACTCCGACTGCGCGACAGCGTCGGCGAGCTGGTCAGGGACCGCATCCTCCCGAGGCTGCcgcagctgctgctgatgccaCCGACGCACGGGTTGGCGTGCGCGGGCGGCGGCCGCCGGTGCGCCTTGATCTCGGTCATGGTGCGCAGGTTGGCCAcctcgccgctgctgctgccgggcTCGCTGCCCTGCTGCGGCTCCGAGCGGCTCCTGCTCTCGTCCAGCCACTGCGGTATCTCGTTGCCGCTCTGGCTCTGCGGCGTCCGCACCAGCGTGCTGCTGCCGTTgtgcctgccgccgccgaggccggcgCCCGCGGGCTTGCGGCTCTCGCGGTTCACCCGCTCGGCGGCCTTGGTGGTGCCGGCGGTGCAGATGTCCAGGATCGGCTTTAGGGTTGGGAGGCAGCCTTGTTTGGTTGGGAAGTTAGCATGGATGAGTTGGTGCTGTGGGGGACTGTGGCTCGAGAATAGGTTACGGATTTGATCATTGACTTACAGCATAAAATCGCAATGTTGCCTTCAACGTGGGACCAGATGATCGAGTCGACTATGTTCCACGTCATATCCGGGTCGGCCACATCAACGTCAACAATGACGACAAGACGTACCGCCGACACCACGGTGAGGCTAGATAGGTGAAGCAGACACATGTTAGCCAAACACCCACTGACGGCCATCGACCAGACCCCCCATAAACCCCCCTCCGCAAAGCTCCAAGGGAACGCCGGACTCACATGGCACCGAACAAGAAAACAGCCAAGACGGCAACCTTTTGCGGAGTCGGCATCCGCAGCCGCCAGACGTACGGCACAGGCAtggccaacaacaacaggtTCGTGACGACGGTCGGGATGGCAGTCCCGATGTAGAACCGCTTGCTGTCGATGCCACACTCGAACTGGTTGAACGGCATGGGGTTCTCCGGGTTGAAGCGCTCCCAATACGCATTCACCGGGAGGCACAGAAAGACGGTGGTGGCGAGGATCGCGACGACCCAGGCCGTGACCAAACCGCCCATGATCCAGATGGGGATGCGGTTGCGCTTCTCGGCGCCGAACAAGCGCCAGTACAAGCAGAGGGTCGAGTACTTGGCCAGGCCGAGGACGAGCACGTACGTCAGCTGGATGACGAACATTCCAATCGCCCAGGCCCTCGACGAGTGGATCGTGCCGGCCCAGATGTGTCGGCCTGTGCCGTTGGGGATCACTACGGTCCGATGATTGTTGGTGAGTTACAACCCTCTCCGTGCAAAAAGAGGTGGTCTGGACAAGTCACTCACTGTATACGATAACCACCAAGACTTGAGCAGTAGCTGCTACCTGTGCCAAGGGACCGACTCATCTGTTAGTACTTTTGAACGATGCATCCCTCTGTCATACCAGCACGTCCAAGACCAGCTCCGAACAAAGACCACGTTTGGGCGGAATCCGTACCAGCGCCATCCAAGCCAATATGTCATCCCACCAAGCCGTCCCTCCCATGCTCCTCCTCACAGTCGCCCTCAAGCCCAACATCAAGGCCGCTAAGGCCCACGTCGATATCAGCGCGCCATAGATGTCTGGCACTCGGGTTTCGCCAAGGTCGATCCCTGATGGGGGCGGTGGTAAAGAAAACGTCAAATTGGCCGACATGGTGTGATTTGTTTTGtatttcttttatttcttgGGTGAGTTGTCGTCGGGAATCCCC
The Pyricularia oryzae 70-15 chromosome 1, whole genome shotgun sequence DNA segment above includes these coding regions:
- a CDS encoding glycosyltransferase; the protein is MTAANEKPLVVAMSLPGAGHTIPVMRAAAHLASRGFDVWFVTAADFESSALSSGIARFFPSPSPFALHPDLMAGYMDLPEGPARLDFVFRNVFLRDTKQYADALRGALETARTETPGRRVVVLQDMFAGGALPFIHGAPPPKGYEDDGFPPVVSLNVSVLFCTSADAPPIGFPVDPVGREGEEVLRLHGEFNAGTAETRAMLNGILGEMGCTRRVEALADAWLEGPDLTLQLCSPGLEYRRRDLSPKIRFVGGLPLPEGKGGPLPDWLREHVEAQRESHANGQAKKRKLVFVTQGTVDIDHSELLIPALQGLGAREDLFVVGVLGRKGARLPESVESSLPSANVKVLDYFSYNDILPHADVFVTNGGYGGFMHGVMNGSPMIIAGVSNDKGDVANRMENAGLGINLRTATPTPEQISAAVDQVLADSSYKQRALEIKKENEEMDSFARIEKAVLEVAR